Proteins encoded in a region of the Bartonella taylorii genome:
- a CDS encoding DUF2312 domain-containing protein, with product MNTVTDQTHAISVNQLRAFIERIERLEEEKKTISEDIKEVYAELKGSGFDSKAVRSIIRLRKKEEHERMEEEAVIQLYKNALGMS from the coding sequence ATGAACACAGTAACTGATCAAACACACGCTATATCCGTAAACCAATTACGTGCTTTTATTGAACGTATAGAACGTCTAGAAGAAGAAAAAAAAACCATTTCTGAAGATATTAAAGAAGTTTATGCCGAACTGAAAGGATCTGGTTTTGATAGTAAAGCTGTTCGGAGCATTATACGGTTGCGTAAAAAAGAAGAGCATGAACGCATGGAAGAAGAAGCAGTGATCCAACTTTATAAAAACGCGCTTGGGATGAGTTAG